ACGGCCCCAGTCTCAAATGGCGACACTACCCCCACATCGCCCGGAACGCCTACCAAAGGCAAGAGCCGTCAGCGTCTTCTCCGTGGACTGCAGCGTAtatcctcatctccatcacTGAATGGACTACGACGCTCGAGGTCCGTAAGCAGTCCGTACAGCACAAGAGGAACACTCTCTTGTGCCAGTCTGGCTGCTGTTGGGCCTCCACAGACTCCAGGTAGCGCCAGGTCATCTACTCCTCAGCCGTCGCCGCTTGGTATGCCAAGCTCCTCGGTCTCCATTTCACAGACTTCTAGCCATGAGTTTCCCTTCCATGACAGCATCGAGAGCCAGCTTGCCATTCGAAAGGTTGACAATGTTGACCAAAACGGATCACCCGCGACAGCGACCCTTCCGCCCGGTCTCGGTTCTGCCAAGCAAGAAGCGCAAACCAAAGCTCAGGCCGTAATAAAAGCACCTCCAAAACCTGCATTTCCATTCTGGGAGAAGATGCCGCACGAGCTTAGGGTTCAGATTTTCTCCTTCCTACGGCCGAAAGAATTGGTTCAGGCGTCTAGGGTGAGCAAGACGTTTTATAGGTTTTGCTTTGACGGACAGCTCTGGACCTCGCTCGACGCATCCGAATTCTATCAAGAGATTCCGGCCGAGTCGCTTGCCAGGATCATTGTGGCTGCTGGCCCGTTTATAAAGGATTTGAATCTTCGAGGATGTGTGCAAGTCGAGCACTATAAGCGGACAGAAGTTATTGTCAAGGCTTGCAAGAACCTGATGAATGCCACCCTGGAAGGTTGCCGAAACTTTCAAAAAAGCACTTTGCATACGCTGTTGAGGACGAATGACAAGCTGGTTCATCTGAACTTGACTGGTCTCTCTGCCGTATCGAACACGTCTTGCAAGATTATTGCAGATTCATGCCCGCAGTTGGAAACGTTCAACGTCTCATGGTGTGATAAGGTGGAAGCCAAGGGAATCAAAGCTATTATTGAGTCATGCCCAAGACTGAGAGACTTGAGGGCTGGCGAAGTCCGGGGCTTTGACGACATATCAACTGCCGAGGCTATTTTTAATACCAACAATCTCGAACGTCTTGTTCTCTGTGGATGTGTCGAATTGACTGATGACGCTCTGAAAGTCATGATGCAAGGCATTGACCCAGAGATTGATATTCTTACCGAACGGCCCATTGTTCCGGCACGAAAATTGAGACACCTCGATCTGAGTCGATGCAACCGCCTTTCTAGCGCTGGCGTCAAGGCTATTGGATACGTGGTACCGGAATTAGAAGGTCTTCAACTTTCAGGATGCAAATCACTAACTGATGCTGCACTTGAGCCGATCTTAGCATCAACTCCTCGGCTAACCCACCTGGAACTGGAAGATTTGGAAGACCTCACGAATTCTCTCATGTCGGAGCATCTTGCCAGGGCACCATGTGCGGATACACTGGAACATTTGTCGATAAGCTACTGCGAAAACATCAGCGACGTCGGAATGCTGCCTGTGCTACAGAAGTGTCTACGATTGAAAAGTGTTGACATGGATAACACGCGAATCAGTGACCTCTCCCTAGCGGAAGCGGCTGCCATGGTCATGAAGCGATCAAACAGATCACTCAGGGCAAATCAACGACCACAGGTTACCCTGCAGCTGGTAGTTTACGATTGCCAAAACGTAACTTGGACGGGCATCCGAGAAGTTTTATTCAGAAACGCCCAGATCAAGCCTGCAGTTGGGGAACCAGGAAAAGTGACCTACCCTACAGAGATTATTGGTCTCAAGTGCTTCTACGGGTTTCAGATGACGGTAGACGAGCACCAAAAACGAGTGCTGCGAGGAGACCTCTCGTCAGCAGGTAGGCTAGAGAGAAAATGGGCAGATTACATGCAGGCGAACGAAGAGGCCGGAATGGGAGGTGCAGGAcaccgaagacgacgacgacgagccaGAGAAGCGCACGCCCTGCATATGAatgaggaggatggcggCATCGTCGGCCGCCGACGAGCACGAACTATGGGAGCTTGTTCGGTCATGTAACGAGCTCATGGAATATGACGGATGACGAGTAGATTTCCGGGAGTTTTTTGTTCTCCTTTCCCATCACAACCGGCGCAACATGGGATGGAAAACATGTGGCATTTATCTTCCT
The genomic region above belongs to Pochonia chlamydosporia 170 chromosome 2, whole genome shotgun sequence and contains:
- a CDS encoding F-box domain-containing protein (similar to Neosartorya fischeri NRRL 181 XP_001265852.1), with the protein product MAAIIDRDVVTTAPVSNGDTTPTSPGTPTKGKSRQRLLRGLQRISSSPSLNGLRRSRSVSSPYSTRGTLSCASLAAVGPPQTPGSARSSTPQPSPLGMPSSSVSISQTSSHEFPFHDSIESQLAIRKVDNVDQNGSPATATLPPGLGSAKQEAQTKAQAVIKAPPKPAFPFWEKMPHELRVQIFSFLRPKELVQASRVSKTFYRFCFDGQLWTSLDASEFYQEIPAESLARIIVAAGPFIKDLNLRGCVQVEHYKRTEVIVKACKNLMNATLEGCRNFQKSTLHTLLRTNDKLVHLNLTGLSAVSNTSCKIIADSCPQLETFNVSWCDKVEAKGIKAIIESCPRLRDLRAGEVRGFDDISTAEAIFNTNNLERLVLCGCVELTDDALKVMMQGIDPEIDILTERPIVPARKLRHLDLSRCNRLSSAGVKAIGYVVPELEGLQLSGCKSLTDAALEPILASTPRLTHLELEDLEDLTNSLMSEHLARAPCADTLEHLSISYCENISDVGMLPVLQKCLRLKSVDMDNTRISDLSLAEAAAMVMKRSNRSLRANQRPQVTLQLVVYDCQNVTWTGIREVLFRNAQIKPAVGEPGKVTYPTEIIGLKCFYGFQMTVDEHQKRVLRGDLSSAGRLERKWADYMQANEEAGMGGAGHRRRRRRAREAHALHMNEEDGGIVGRRRARTMGACSVM